A window of the Lactuca sativa cultivar Salinas chromosome 5, Lsat_Salinas_v11, whole genome shotgun sequence genome harbors these coding sequences:
- the LOC111878743 gene encoding uncharacterized protein LOC111878743, with the protein MSRDCYMFSKSCERRQRTGNISQKNQMPQNPILVCENFDVWGIDFKGPFPVSFGNIYILLAVDYVSKWVEAKATRSDDAKTVIEFLKSNVFARFGVPRALISDRGMHFCNKMMEDLLKKYHMTHRVSTAYHSQTNGQAEVLNREVKSILEKTVNPTKKGKLRSRWIGPFVVLKVFEHGAVEIQIEEMGQVFKVNGHRLKPFYEGFNANILEVIQLDAPVY; encoded by the exons atgtcaCGCGATTGCTATATGTTTAGCAAAAGTTGTGAGCGGCGCCAAAGGACAGGAAACATTTCGCAAAAGAACCAAATGCCCCAAAATccaatccttgtttgtgaaaattttGACGTATGGGGGATTGATTTCAAGGGCCCATTTCCTGTCTCATTTGGCAACATTTATATTTTACTCGCGgttgactatgtttctaaatgggtTGAAGCCAAAGCCACAAGATCGGACGATGCCAAAACGGTTATCGAGTTTTTAAAGTCTAATGTTTTTGCGAGATTTGGTGTGCCTAGGGCTTTGATTAGTGATAGAGGGATGCACTTTTGCAACAAAATGATGGAGGATCTATTGAAGAAGTACCACATGACCCATCGTGTCTCTACTGCCTATCACTCTCAAACGAATGGTCAAGCGGAGGTTTTGAATCGTGAAGTGAAGTCTATTCTAGAGAAAACAGTGAATCCGACAAAGAAAG GAAAATTGAGGTCAAGATGGATAGGTCCGTTTGTTGTGTTAAAAGTCTTTGAACATGGAGCGGTTGAAATTCAAATTGAAGAAATGGGGCAAGTCTTTAAAGTCAATGGGCATCGATTGAAACCTTTCTATGAAGGTTTTAATGCAAATATCTTAGAAGTCATCCAATTGGATGCCCCGGTGTACTGA